DNA sequence from the Corynebacterium freneyi genome:
TTTTCGTCGCCGGTCCGCCCCGGCACCCGGGTGCGCCTACCCGGCGATGACCACCACCAGGGTGCGCGGGCCGTGGACGCCCTCGACGCGGTTGAGTTCGATGTCCGACGTCGCCGACGGCCCGGAGATCATGGTGATCGGCGCGGTCGGCTCCAGGCGGGCGATGGCCTCGGGCACACCGTCGACGATGGTGTCGGCGGGCACGACGCACACGTGCAGGTCGGGCACCAGGGTCAGGGCGCGTCGCCCGCAGGCGGGGGAGCCGTCGAGGAAGATGGTGCCGGTTTCGGCGGAGGTGACGGCCGAGGACGTCACGACGCCGTCGAGCACGTCGAGTTCCGTCGGCGCGAACAGGCCCGGCTCGTCGACGACGACCTCGTCGACATCGCCCAGCCACGCTTCGTCGAGGCCGACGGGGATGCCGACGCGCTCCACGCCATGGTCGGCGAGGGCCTTCGACACCGCCTCGCCGATCGCCTTGGCATCGTCGTCGCAGCGGATGACCTCGGCGCGGTAATCCACCAGTCGATCGACGAGCAGGTCGATGAGCTCGACGCCGGGCGTCCGCCGCCCGCGGATGTAATCGCGCGGAACGGGGTACTCCTCGCCGGGCACGCCGGGGTCGATGCCGGCGCCCTCCGAAATCACGCGTCCCTGCCGCGCGCGGGCGTGGGCGTCGCGGATTCGGGCGAGCATTTCCTGCTTTGCGACGTTCATCGGGTCGCCTCCTCGGTGTCGTCGGTGGCGTCGCCGCCGCCGTTGATGTTCGACGGAACGGTGTGGGCGGCTTCGTCGTCAAGCATCGCCCGCGCCGCATCGGTGCCCCACCACGACCGGAACGCCTTCTTCGGGGGCACGGGAGTGTCGCGGGCATCCGACCAGCCGGACAGGAACAGCGGCAGGCGGTGGATCTCGCCGTCGCGAAGCCCCAGCACGCGGGCCAACGACGCCGAACGCACGGCCATGTCCCACAGGCGCGGGCCGCCCATGACCCACCCGAGCAGGCCGAACAGCTTGCCCTCCACCGGCGGGCGATGGTCGCGGACCTTCTGGTGCCGCAGCTCCAGCAGCGCCGCCGGGATGTCGATGCGCACCGGGCACACCTCGAAGCACGCCCCGCACAACGACGACGCGTACGGCAGCGACGCGTTCGGGTCCTTCGCCGAATCCATGCCCGTCAGCTGCGGCGACAGGATCGCGCCGATCGGCCCCGGGTACGTCGAACCGTAGGCGTGGCCGCCGGCGCGCTCGTAGACGGGGCAAATGTTCAGGCACGCCGAACAGCGGATGCACTTCAGCGCCTCGCGGCCGATGGGATCGGACAGCGTGGCGGTGCGGCCGTTGTCCAGCAGCACGATGTGGAATTCGCTCGGGCCGTCGCCGTCGGTGACGCCGGTCCACATCGAGGTGTACGGGTTCATGCGCTCGCCCGTCGACGACCGGGGCAGCAGCTGCAGGAACACCTCGAGGTCCTGGAAACGCGGCAGCAGCTTCTCGATGCCCATCACCGTGATCAGCGTCTCCGGCAACGTCAGGCACATGCGGCCGTTGCCCTCGGATTCGACGACGGCGACGGTGCCGGTTTCGGCGACGCCGAAGTTCGCGCCCGAGATGGCCACCTTGGCGTTCATGAACTGATCGCGCAGGAACAGCCGCGACGCCTCGGCGAGTTCGGCGGGCTCGCTGCCCAGGTCCGGGTCGACGCCCGGGATGCCGCGGCGGAAGATGTCGCGGATCTCGTCGCGGTTGCGGTGGATGGCGGGGACGAGGATGTGCGACGGCTTGTCCTCGCCGAGCTGGACGATCAGCTCCGCCAGGTCGGTTTCGCGGGCGGAGATGCCGGCGTCGGCCAAGGCCTCGTTGAGCCCGATTTCCTGCGTGGCCATGGACTTGACCTTGATGATGTCCGTCTCGCCCGTCGCCCGCACCAGGTCGGTGACGATGGCGTTGGCCTCGGCGGCGTCGCGCGCCCAGTGGACGTGGCCGCCGCGGGCGGTCACCGCCGCCTCGAACTCCTCGAGCAGCTCCGGCAGCCGGGCCATGACGTCGCGCTTGATGGCCGACCCCGCCAGGCGCAGCTCCTCCCAGTCGGGCTTCTCGCCGACGACCTCGCCGCGTTTGGCGCGGATGGCGTGGGTGGCGTTGTGCAGGTTGGCGCGCAGCTGGTCGTTGCGCAGTTCGTGGTGGGCGGCGGCGGTGAAGCCCTCGTCGCCGCGCAAATGGCCGACGCCTGCGGGGGCGCGCGGGGGCACGGGCAGGCCCAGGTTGACGGGGCTCATCGGGCGTCTCCTTCATACGGGCGGCGTTTGGTGGAGGCGAGGATCTCGGCGATGTGCAGAGCCTTCGCCTCCGAGTCGCGTTTGCGCAGCGAGCCGCCGATGTTGAGCAGGCAGGACGCGTCGCCGGCGGTGACGAACTCCGCGCCGGTGGACTCGATGTGGTCGACCTTGTCGGCGACCATGGCCGCGGAGGTTTCGGCGTTCTTCACGCTGAAGGTGCCGCCGAAGCCGCAGCACTCCTCGGCGGCGGGCAGATCGACCAGGTCGATGCCGTCGACGGCGCGCAGCAGCCGCAGCGGCCGGTCGCCGACGTGGAGGACGCGCAGGCTGTGGCACGTGGAGTGGTAGGTGACGCGGTGCGGAAACCACGCCCCGACGTCGGTGACGCCGGCGACGTCGACGATGAACTCCGACAGGTCGAGGGTTTTGTCCGCGCACGTGCGGGCGGCGTCGGCTTGGGCGGCGGTGCCGAAACGCGAGGCGATCATCGGGTGCTGGTGGCGCACGGCGCCGGCGCAGGACCCGGAGGGGGCGACGACGTAGTCGACCGACGGATCGGTGAACGCGTCGGCGTAGGCGTCGATCTGGGGGAGCGCCTCTTCCTGGTATCCGGTGTTGACGTGCATTTGTCCGCAGCACGTCTGCGTGGCGGGGAAGACGACGTCGCAGCCGAGTCGGGTGAGCACCGCGGCGGTGGCCTGCACCGCGGACGGGAACATCACGTCGCCGACGCAGGTGGCGAATAGGGCGACCTTCATGGGGCAGCTCCTCGGTGGTGGGTGGGGCATGGGGGGACAAGGGGCCGCTTGTCCCCGCCGAGTCTACGCGCGGTCGCGGATCCCCGAACCGATTCAGCGCATCCGGTGAGCGTCGTTCAGGGGTGCTTTGCGACGGCCATCGGCACCCCGGGAGCCGCCGGGTATGGAGCCGACGGGGAAGACGATCGACCGTCGTAAAGCGGGGTCCGCCGCACCCGCTAGGATGTGCAACCATGACTCCAGCCGAACTCGCCGCCCTGATCCGCGGCCTCGCCGTCGACGTCTTCACCGAACACGACCTGGACCCGTCCGTCCTGCCGGACGAGGTCGTCGTCGAGCGACCCCGCAACCCGGAGCACGGCGACTACGCCACCAACGTCGCCATGCAGGCCGCCGGACGCGCCGGCGCCAAGCCCCGCGACGTCGCCGGCTGGCTGGTGGACAAGCTCGCCGAGGCCGACGGCATCGACGAAGCGTCGGTGGCCGGTCCGGGATTCATCAACATCCGGCTGGGCTCCGCCGCCCAGGGCAAGATCGTTTCCGAGATCCTCGCCGCCGGCGACGCGTGGGGCAACGGCGACGACTACGCCGGCACCAAAGTCAACCTGGAGTTCGTCTCCGCCAACCCCACCGGCCCGATCCACCTCGGCGGCACCCGCTGGGCCGCCGTCGGCGACGCCCTGGGCCGGGTGCTCACCGCCCGCGGCGCCGACGTCACCCGCGAGTATTACTTCAACGACCACGGCGGCCAGATCGACCGCTTCGCCCGCTCCCTCGTCGCCGCCGCCAAGAACGAGCCGACGCCGGAAGACGGCTACGGCGGCGACTACATCGCCGACATCGCCGCCAAGATCGTCGACGTCCGTCCCGACGCCCTCGACGGCGAGCCCGCGCAGGTGCAGGAACTGTTCCGCGCCGAGGGCGTGGAGCTGATGTTCGCCCACATCAAGCAGTCGCTGCACGAATTCGGCACCGACTTCGACGTCTACTTCCACGAAAACTCGCTGTTCGAGTCCGGGGCGGTCGAGGCGTCGGTGGAGAAGCTGAAGAACGACGGCAAACTCTACGAGCACGACGGCGCCTGGTGGCTGAAGTCCACCGACTACGGCGACGACAAGGACCGCGTCGTCATCAAGTCCGACGGCAACGCCGCCTACATCGCCGGCGACATCGCCTATGCGAAGGACAAGTTCGACCGCGGCTTCGACCTGTGCATCTACATGCTCGGCGCCGACCACCACGGCTACATCGCCCGCCTGAAGGCCGCCGCCGCGGCGCTGGGCTACGACGCCGACGCCGTCGAGGTGCTCATCGGCCAGATGGTCAACCTGGTGCGCGACGGCGAGGCGGTGCGCATGTCCAAGCGCGCCGGCACCGTCATCACGCTCGACGACCTGGTGGAGGCCATCGGCATCGACGCCGCCCGCTACTCGCTGATCCGCTCGTCGGTCGACTCCTCCCTGGACATCGACCTGGCGCTGTGGGCGTCGCAGTCCAACGACAACCCCGTCTACTACGTGCAGTACGGCCACGCGCGCATCAGCTCCATCGCCCGCCGCGCCGCCGAGGCCGGCGTGACCTCCGACGGCGCCGACTTCGGTCTGCTGACCCACGACCGCGAGGGCGAGCTCATCCGCACCCTCGGCGAGTTCCCAGCCGTGGTCGCCGCCGCCGCGCAGCTGCGCGAGCCGCACCGCGTCGCCCGCTACGCCGAGCAGCTCGCCGGCGTGTTCCACCGTTTCTACGACGCCTGCCAGATTCTGCCGAAGGCAGGGGAGGACGCCGAGCCCCTCCACGCCGCCCGCCTGGGGCTGGCCGAGGCCACGCGCCAGACCCTCGCCAACGCGCTGGGCCTGCTCGGCGTCACCGCCCCGGAGAGGATGTAGCCCGTGGCCGATACCGCGCGCACCGGCACCGCCGCCTTCAACGGACTGCCCGCCCACGTCTGGCCCCGCAACGCCTCCCGCGGCGACGACGGCGTCGTCTCCATCGCGGGCGTGAAGCTGACCGACGTCGCCGAGCGTTTCGGCACCCCGGTCATGGTCGTCGACGAAGACGACTTCCGTTCGCGCTGCCGTGACATGGCGGCGGCCTTCGGGGGGCCGGAGCGCGTGCATTACGCGTCGAAGGCGTTTTTGACGCGCACCGTCGCACGCTGGGTCGACGAGGAGGGGCTGTCCCTCGACGTCGCCTCCCTCAACGAGTTGCGCATCGCGCTGATGGCGGATTTCCCGGCCGAGCGCATCACCGCGCACGGCAACAACAAGGACGACGAGTTCCTCCGCGCCTGCGTCGTCGAGGGGGTCGGCCACGTCGTCCTCGACAGCGACCAGGAGCTCGAGCGGCTGGAGATCATCGCGGGCGAGGAGGGCCGGACCCAGCGGGTGATGGTCCGCGTCAAGCCCGGCATCGAGGCCCACACGCACGAATTCATCGCCACCAGCCACGAGGACCAGAAGTTCGGTTTCTCCCTGGCGTCCGGTTCGGCCTACCGTGCCGCGGAGGCTGCGGTGAAGGCGGAGCATCTCGACCTGGTGGGGCTGCATTGCCACGTCGGTTCGCAGGTGTTCGATGCCCGCGGGTTCACCGCGGCCGCCGATCGGGTGCTGGAGCTGTACTCGCGCATCCACGACGAACTCGGCGTGGTCCTGCCGGAGCTCGATCTCGGCGGCGGTTACGGCATCGCCTACACCGAGGATGAGGAGCCGCTGGACGTCGACGCGGTCGCCCGCGAACTGCTCGCCGCCGTGGCCCGCATCGCCGAGGAGCTGGGCATCGACGCTCCGACGGTGCTCGTCGAGCCGGGTCGCGCCATCGCCGGCCCCGGCACGGTCACCGTCTACGAGGTCGGCACGGTCAAGGACGTCACCGTCGCCGAGGGCGTCACCCGCCGCTACCTGTCGGTCGACGGCGGCATGAGCGACAACATCCGCCCCGCCCTGTACGGCTCGCTTTACGACGCCCGCCTGGTGTCCCGCATGGCCGAGGGGCGACCCACGGCGACGCGCATCGTCGGATCGCACTGCGAATCGGGCGACATCCTCATCCGCGACGCCGACTACCCCGACGACATCCGTCGCGGCGATCTCGTCGCCCTGGCCGCCACCGGCGCGTACGCCTATGCGATGGCCAGCCGCTACAACGCCTTTTCCAGGCCCGCGGTGGTCAGCGTGCGCGACGGCGTCGTCACGCCCATGATGCGGCGCGAAACCATCCGGGACTTCCTGGCCCTGGAAGGGTAGGGCCCGCCCGCCGTCACCCGACGGGCGGGGACGGCGGGGCCACCAGTAGGCTGATCGGGAACAATTCCGGACAGGAACATTGATCCGGTCGGGACCGGGACGTACACAGACGAACACAACGGGAGAGCAATGAGCACGAACAACGAGGCCACCTTCAACCCCGGCAAGGGCGCGGGCGAGTCCGTCGGCGTGGCCATTCTCGGCCTCGGCACCGTCGGCACCGAGGTGCTGCGCCTGCTGGGCGAGAAGGCCGAGGATTTCGAGCGCCGCATCGGCGGCCCCATCGAGGTCAAGGGCGTCGCGGTCCGCGACAAGTCCAAGCCGCGCCCCGGCATCGATCCCGAGCTGATCACCGACGACGCCTTCTCTCTCGTCGAGCGCGACGACGTCGACCTGGTCGTCGAGGTCATCGGCGGCATCGATTACCCGCGCCGCGTTGTGCTCGCCGCCCTGCGCGCCGGCAAGTCCGTGGTCACCGCCAACAAGGCGCTCGTCGCCGCCCACGGCGCCGAGCTGTCCGAGGCCGCCGATTCCTCCGGCGCCGACCTGTTCTTCGAGGCCGCAGTCGCCGCCGCGATCCCGATCGTCGGCCCGCTGCGTCGCTCGCTGGCCGGCGACACGGTCAACAAGGTCGTCGGCATCGTCAACGGCACCACCAACTTCATCCTCGACGCCATGGACTCCACCGGCGCCGACTACGACGAGATGCTCGCCGAGGCCACCCGCCTGGGCTACGCCGAAGCCGACCCGACCGCCGACGTCGAGGGCCACGACGCCGCCTCCAAGGCCGCGATCCTGTCCTCCCTGGCGTTCCACACCCGCGTCACCGCCGACGACGTGCACTGCGAGGGCATCTCCGGCATCACCGCCGACGACATCGCCGCCGCCAAGGCCGCCGACTGCACCATCAAGCTGCTGGCCACCTGCGAGCGAGTCAAGGACGAGGACGGCAACGAGGGCATCTCCGCCCGCGTCTACCCGGCGCTGATCCCGCGCCGCCACCCGCTGGCCACCGTCCGCGAGTCCTTCAACGCCGTGTTCATCGTCGCCGAGGCCGCCGGCAACCTGATGCTGTACGGCAACGGCGCCGGCGGAAATCCGACCGCCTCGGCCGTGCTCGGCGACGTCGTCGCCGCCGCCCGCAACATCGTCCACGGCGGCCGCGCCCCGGGCGACTCGACCTACGCCAACCTTCCCATCCTGGATTTCGGAGACGTGCGCACCCGCTACCACATCGACCTCCACGTCGACGACCGCCTCGGCGTGCTCGCCGAGGTCGCCCAGACCTTCGCCGACCACGGCATTTCGCTGCGCACCGTCCGCCAGGAGGGCGCCAACCCGGGGGCGCGGCTGGTGATCATCACCCACCGCGCCAAGGAGCGCGAGCTGGAGGCCACGGTCGAGGCCCTGCGGAACCTCGACGCCGTCCTGGAGGTCAACTCCGTCATCCGCATCGAGGGAATGGACATCTAGCCATGGCCCAGGAACTGCTGCCGGGCCAGAAGGTCCGGGTGACGGTGCCGGGTTCGTCCGCGAACCTCGGTCCCGGGTTCGACACCCTGGGTCTGGCTCTGTCCATCTACGACACCGTCGAGGTCGAGGTCATCGAGGCCGGCGTCGAGGTGGAGATCTACGGCGAAGGCGCCGAGGAGCTGCCGACCAACGAATCGCACCTGGTGGTCCGCGCCATCCGCTCGGGTCTGCGCGCCGCGGGCATGGAGGCCCCGGGCCTGCGCGTGGTGTGCCACAACACGATCCCGCAGTCGCGTGGCCTGGGTTCGTCGGCCGCGGCCGCCGTCGCCGGCGTCGCCGCCGCCAACGGCCTGTGCGGATTTCCGCTGTCGGAGGATCAGGTGATCCAGGAGGCGTCCGTCTTCGAGGGCCACCCCGACAACGCCGCCGCGTCCGTGCTCGGCGGGGCGGTGGTCAGCTGGACCGACAAGCCCGTCGACGGCCGCACCGCCCCGCAGTACCGGGCCGTCGGCCTCGACGTGCACCCGGACATCCGCGCCACCGCGCTGGTGCCGTCGTTCCACGCCTCGACCAACGCCGTGCGCCAGGTGCTGCCGTCCGACGTCAGCCACATCGACGCCCGCTTCAACGTCTCCCGCGTGGCCGTCATGGTCACCGCGCTGACCAGCCACCCGGAACTGCTGTGGGAGGGCACCCGCGATCGCCTGCACCAGACGTACCGCGCCGAGGTGCTGCCGGTGACCGCCGAATGGGTCAACCGCCTGCGCAACCGCGGATACGCCGCGTTCCTGTCGGGCGCCGGCCCGACCTGCCTGGTCCTGTCCACCGAGGAAATCCCCGCCAAGGTGCTCGACGAGGCCCGCGAAGCCGGCATCAAGGTCATGGAGCTGACCGTCGCCGGACCGGTCCAGGTCGAGGTGGAAAGCTAGGACTCACCGCAGCCGCAGCAAAAAGACGCCCCGGGTTCGGGGCGTCGACGCGGGCCGTCGTCACGCAAAAACCGTACGGCCCGCCGGGCCCGGGCTACTTCTCGCCCGGGCCCTTCAGCTTGATGACGTCGAGTTCGCCCGCCGCCAAATGCGCGCGCAGGTCCTTCTTGTCGAACTTGTCCACCGACGTCTTGTCGATGTGATCGACGAACGCCCAGTAGTCCGGCAGCATCCACTTCGGCAGCTTCGGGCGCAGCTCGTCGCGAAGCTTCTCCGCCTGATCGCGGTCGGCGGGCACATCCGGGTAGAGGACCGTGACGGCCAGCGGGCGCTCGCCCCATTTGTCGTCGGGCACGCCGATGACGGCGCACTCGACGACCTCCCGCGACTCCATGACCAGGTTCTCCAGCTGCACCGAGTAGATCCACTCGCCGCCGGAGCGGATGACGTCCTTCGCGCGGTCCTGCACCGTGAGGTAGCCATTGCGGGTGATCGACCCGACGTCGCCGGTGCGCAGCCACCCGTCGGCGGTGAACCGCGACCGGGCGGTGTCGACCTCGTCGCCGCGGAAGACGTGGGCGTCGCCGCCGTCCTCCTCTTCCGGGGAGTGGTAGTACGAGCCGGTGACGGTGTTGCCCCGCACCTGCAGCTCGCCCTGGTTGCGGTCGTGGAGATCCAGCACGCGGCCGTCCTCGTCGACGATGCGGAAATCCATGATGTCGGGGAAGCGGCCCTGGCTGACGCGGTAGCGCTCGCGGGCCTCG
Encoded proteins:
- a CDS encoding lactate utilization protein B, with the translated sequence MSPVNLGLPVPPRAPAGVGHLRGDEGFTAAAHHELRNDQLRANLHNATHAIRAKRGEVVGEKPDWEELRLAGSAIKRDVMARLPELLEEFEAAVTARGGHVHWARDAAEANAIVTDLVRATGETDIIKVKSMATQEIGLNEALADAGISARETDLAELIVQLGEDKPSHILVPAIHRNRDEIRDIFRRGIPGVDPDLGSEPAELAEASRLFLRDQFMNAKVAISGANFGVAETGTVAVVESEGNGRMCLTLPETLITVMGIEKLLPRFQDLEVFLQLLPRSSTGERMNPYTSMWTGVTDGDGPSEFHIVLLDNGRTATLSDPIGREALKCIRCSACLNICPVYERAGGHAYGSTYPGPIGAILSPQLTGMDSAKDPNASLPYASSLCGACFEVCPVRIDIPAALLELRHQKVRDHRPPVEGKLFGLLGWVMGGPRLWDMAVRSASLARVLGLRDGEIHRLPLFLSGWSDARDTPVPPKKAFRSWWGTDAARAMLDDEAAHTVPSNINGGGDATDDTEEATR
- a CDS encoding LutC/YkgG family protein, with translation MNVAKQEMLARIRDAHARARQGRVISEGAGIDPGVPGEEYPVPRDYIRGRRTPGVELIDLLVDRLVDYRAEVIRCDDDAKAIGEAVSKALADHGVERVGIPVGLDEAWLGDVDEVVVDEPGLFAPTELDVLDGVVTSSAVTSAETGTIFLDGSPACGRRALTLVPDLHVCVVPADTIVDGVPEAIARLEPTAPITMISGPSATSDIELNRVEGVHGPRTLVVVIAG
- the argS gene encoding arginine--tRNA ligase, which gives rise to MTPAELAALIRGLAVDVFTEHDLDPSVLPDEVVVERPRNPEHGDYATNVAMQAAGRAGAKPRDVAGWLVDKLAEADGIDEASVAGPGFINIRLGSAAQGKIVSEILAAGDAWGNGDDYAGTKVNLEFVSANPTGPIHLGGTRWAAVGDALGRVLTARGADVTREYYFNDHGGQIDRFARSLVAAAKNEPTPEDGYGGDYIADIAAKIVDVRPDALDGEPAQVQELFRAEGVELMFAHIKQSLHEFGTDFDVYFHENSLFESGAVEASVEKLKNDGKLYEHDGAWWLKSTDYGDDKDRVVIKSDGNAAYIAGDIAYAKDKFDRGFDLCIYMLGADHHGYIARLKAAAAALGYDADAVEVLIGQMVNLVRDGEAVRMSKRAGTVITLDDLVEAIGIDAARYSLIRSSVDSSLDIDLALWASQSNDNPVYYVQYGHARISSIARRAAEAGVTSDGADFGLLTHDREGELIRTLGEFPAVVAAAAQLREPHRVARYAEQLAGVFHRFYDACQILPKAGEDAEPLHAARLGLAEATRQTLANALGLLGVTAPERM
- the thrB gene encoding homoserine kinase, translated to MAQELLPGQKVRVTVPGSSANLGPGFDTLGLALSIYDTVEVEVIEAGVEVEIYGEGAEELPTNESHLVVRAIRSGLRAAGMEAPGLRVVCHNTIPQSRGLGSSAAAAVAGVAAANGLCGFPLSEDQVIQEASVFEGHPDNAAASVLGGAVVSWTDKPVDGRTAPQYRAVGLDVHPDIRATALVPSFHASTNAVRQVLPSDVSHIDARFNVSRVAVMVTALTSHPELLWEGTRDRLHQTYRAEVLPVTAEWVNRLRNRGYAAFLSGAGPTCLVLSTEEIPAKVLDEAREAGIKVMELTVAGPVQVEVES
- a CDS encoding (Fe-S)-binding protein, producing MKVALFATCVGDVMFPSAVQATAAVLTRLGCDVVFPATQTCCGQMHVNTGYQEEALPQIDAYADAFTDPSVDYVVAPSGSCAGAVRHQHPMIASRFGTAAQADAARTCADKTLDLSEFIVDVAGVTDVGAWFPHRVTYHSTCHSLRVLHVGDRPLRLLRAVDGIDLVDLPAAEECCGFGGTFSVKNAETSAAMVADKVDHIESTGAEFVTAGDASCLLNIGGSLRKRDSEAKALHIAEILASTKRRPYEGDAR
- the lysA gene encoding diaminopimelate decarboxylase, which produces MADTARTGTAAFNGLPAHVWPRNASRGDDGVVSIAGVKLTDVAERFGTPVMVVDEDDFRSRCRDMAAAFGGPERVHYASKAFLTRTVARWVDEEGLSLDVASLNELRIALMADFPAERITAHGNNKDDEFLRACVVEGVGHVVLDSDQELERLEIIAGEEGRTQRVMVRVKPGIEAHTHEFIATSHEDQKFGFSLASGSAYRAAEAAVKAEHLDLVGLHCHVGSQVFDARGFTAAADRVLELYSRIHDELGVVLPELDLGGGYGIAYTEDEEPLDVDAVARELLAAVARIAEELGIDAPTVLVEPGRAIAGPGTVTVYEVGTVKDVTVAEGVTRRYLSVDGGMSDNIRPALYGSLYDARLVSRMAEGRPTATRIVGSHCESGDILIRDADYPDDIRRGDLVALAATGAYAYAMASRYNAFSRPAVVSVRDGVVTPMMRRETIRDFLALEG
- a CDS encoding homoserine dehydrogenase, which gives rise to MSTNNEATFNPGKGAGESVGVAILGLGTVGTEVLRLLGEKAEDFERRIGGPIEVKGVAVRDKSKPRPGIDPELITDDAFSLVERDDVDLVVEVIGGIDYPRRVVLAALRAGKSVVTANKALVAAHGAELSEAADSSGADLFFEAAVAAAIPIVGPLRRSLAGDTVNKVVGIVNGTTNFILDAMDSTGADYDEMLAEATRLGYAEADPTADVEGHDAASKAAILSSLAFHTRVTADDVHCEGISGITADDIAAAKAADCTIKLLATCERVKDEDGNEGISARVYPALIPRRHPLATVRESFNAVFIVAEAAGNLMLYGNGAGGNPTASAVLGDVVAAARNIVHGGRAPGDSTYANLPILDFGDVRTRYHIDLHVDDRLGVLAEVAQTFADHGISLRTVRQEGANPGARLVIITHRAKERELEATVEALRNLDAVLEVNSVIRIEGMDI